Proteins encoded by one window of Synechococcus sp. WH 7805:
- the pyrH gene encoding UMP kinase, whose protein sequence is MAYARALLKLSGEALMGDQGYGIDPAIVQAIARDVAGVVASGTQLAIVVGGGNIFRGLKGSAAGMDRATADYVGMLATVMNAITLQDGLERAGIPTRVQTAIEMQEVAEPYIRRRAIRHLEKGRVVVFGAGCGNPFFTTDTTAALRAAEIGADVVFKATKVDGVYDKDPHKHADAVRYDALTFQQVLSGELAVMDSTAIALCKDNNIPIVVFNLFEAGNIGRAVAGEPIGSRISN, encoded by the coding sequence ATGGCCTACGCGCGCGCACTCCTGAAACTCAGCGGGGAAGCGCTGATGGGAGATCAAGGCTACGGAATCGACCCTGCCATTGTTCAGGCCATCGCCCGAGACGTGGCCGGTGTCGTGGCCAGCGGCACCCAGCTGGCGATCGTGGTCGGTGGTGGCAACATTTTCAGGGGACTCAAAGGATCGGCCGCGGGAATGGACCGAGCCACGGCGGATTATGTGGGAATGCTCGCCACTGTGATGAATGCCATCACCTTGCAGGATGGTCTCGAGCGGGCTGGCATCCCCACGAGGGTGCAGACAGCCATCGAAATGCAAGAAGTCGCCGAGCCCTACATCCGCAGGCGGGCCATCCGGCATCTTGAAAAAGGTCGTGTGGTGGTCTTCGGTGCAGGATGCGGAAACCCCTTCTTCACCACTGACACCACCGCAGCCCTAAGGGCTGCAGAAATCGGAGCCGATGTGGTGTTCAAGGCCACCAAGGTCGATGGGGTCTACGACAAAGACCCCCACAAGCACGCCGATGCGGTGCGCTACGACGCTCTGACCTTCCAACAGGTTCTCAGCGGTGAATTGGCGGTGATGGACAGCACCGCCATCGCCCTCTGCAAAGACAACAACATCCCCATCGTGGTCTTCAATCTGTTCGAAGCCGGCAACATCGGCCGTGCCGTGGCAGGTGAGCCCATCGGTTCTCGCATCAGTAACTAG
- the cobO gene encoding cob(I)yrinic acid a,c-diamide adenosyltransferase has product MSTKDLDQSAAELGMGGKLAPEPDDAGYRKRMERRQQVQKQRVEERNKEKGLILVFTGQGKGKTTAGLGLVLRMLGHGERVAIVQFIKGGWEPGEARALKAFGDQVRWHALGEGFTWETQDRERDQQLVETAWKTALEYLRDEAVKLVLLDELNVALKLGYIDADTVITGLRERPALTHVAVTGRGAPAELVDAADLVTEMTLIHHPFREQGVKAQMGIEF; this is encoded by the coding sequence ATGAGTACGAAGGATCTCGATCAATCGGCAGCGGAGCTGGGCATGGGCGGCAAGCTTGCCCCTGAACCAGACGATGCCGGATATCGCAAACGGATGGAGCGACGCCAGCAGGTCCAGAAGCAGCGGGTGGAAGAACGCAACAAGGAAAAGGGCCTGATTCTCGTGTTCACTGGCCAGGGCAAGGGGAAAACAACCGCAGGACTGGGTCTCGTCTTGCGAATGCTTGGCCATGGTGAGCGGGTGGCCATCGTGCAGTTCATCAAGGGCGGCTGGGAACCGGGAGAGGCACGGGCGCTGAAAGCTTTCGGAGACCAGGTGCGCTGGCATGCCCTGGGCGAGGGCTTCACCTGGGAGACCCAAGACCGGGAACGGGATCAGCAGCTGGTGGAAACGGCCTGGAAAACAGCCCTGGAGTATCTGCGAGATGAAGCGGTGAAGCTGGTGCTGCTCGATGAATTGAATGTGGCTCTGAAGCTGGGCTACATCGATGCAGACACCGTCATAACCGGGTTGAGAGAACGGCCCGCGCTGACCCACGTAGCCGTGACAGGGCGAGGAGCCCCTGCAGAGCTTGTGGACGCTGCCGATCTGGTCACAGAAATGACCTTGATTCACCACCCGTTTCGCGAGCAGGGCGTTAAAGCGCAGATGGGTATTGAATTTTAG
- a CDS encoding class I SAM-dependent methyltransferase, whose translation MSSFLRPLAYRYRWIYDAVTAVSSLSVGGVEKLRGLGLEALQPHLQTGAAVLDLCCGSGEAAAPWLAAGFAVTGLDVSPRALQLAATRHPMLQRVEGLAEAPPLRSGSFSAIQLSVALHEFPRRERAMVLSSALRLLQPGGWLVLVDLHPAGPWLRLPQQIFCELFETDTATAMLEDDLPSELQQLGFTSVKQELLAGQALQRITAMRPIQTEQP comes from the coding sequence ATGTCGTCATTTCTCCGCCCCCTGGCCTATCGCTATCGCTGGATTTACGACGCAGTGACGGCAGTGTCGTCCCTGAGCGTGGGCGGTGTGGAGAAACTGCGAGGGTTAGGCCTTGAAGCCCTTCAACCGCATCTACAAACTGGAGCTGCCGTACTGGATCTCTGTTGCGGCAGCGGCGAGGCAGCCGCCCCCTGGCTGGCTGCGGGCTTTGCTGTCACGGGCCTCGATGTCTCCCCTCGTGCCTTGCAGCTGGCCGCAACTCGCCACCCGATGCTGCAACGCGTGGAGGGCCTTGCCGAGGCCCCCCCACTGCGTTCCGGGAGTTTCAGTGCCATCCAGCTGAGCGTCGCCTTGCATGAGTTTCCACGCCGTGAGAGGGCGATGGTGTTGAGCAGTGCGCTACGCCTGCTCCAACCCGGCGGTTGGCTGGTGCTGGTGGATCTACATCCTGCTGGTCCTTGGCTGCGCCTGCCTCAGCAGATCTTTTGTGAGCTGTTTGAAACGGACACCGCGACCGCCATGCTGGAGGACGATCTGCCCTCCGAACTTCAGCAGCTTGGTTTCACATCTGTGAAGCAGGAGCTTCTCGCAGGGCAGGCACTGCAGCGGATCACCGCCATGCGTCCCATCCAAACCGAACAGCCATGA
- a CDS encoding site-specific integrase — MEFEKALVSANTQLAAQGSKLRIEQRGSRLNLRGVLPLRLDPGQTKLQRISLGVKADPAGLDHALNAASLVRLHIDQGCFDWSAWSSRRSGAKALEPPHAVNSALKRFEKAFFSDPRRRRSPSGSRTTWSGAYLPYLRRLSNQSADGTINADLLMQTLTSYEDGSRSRQQCATALAALARFMEIPLPDDWREEAGGYGLHRARFRQLPTDRQILETALTIPNPSWRLAYGLMATYGLRNHEVFFCDCSALAEGGDRVLRVLPTTKTGEHQSWPFHPEWVERFGLQQLADNPKALPAIRTDLRRTTLQQVGRRVSEQFRRYALPITPYDLRHAWAVRTIHIGLPDTVAARMMGHSVAIHTRTYHHWITRRDQQQAVDAALARHRA, encoded by the coding sequence ATGGAGTTCGAGAAGGCGCTGGTTTCCGCCAATACACAGTTGGCGGCGCAGGGATCGAAACTGCGAATCGAGCAACGCGGCTCCCGCTTGAACCTACGCGGCGTGCTGCCATTGCGTCTGGATCCGGGGCAGACAAAACTCCAGCGCATTAGCCTCGGCGTCAAGGCAGACCCGGCGGGCCTCGACCATGCCCTGAATGCCGCATCCTTGGTTCGACTGCATATCGATCAGGGCTGCTTTGACTGGTCAGCCTGGTCATCCCGCCGAAGCGGTGCCAAAGCACTCGAGCCGCCCCACGCGGTTAACTCCGCCTTGAAGCGTTTCGAAAAAGCCTTTTTCTCAGATCCCAGGCGTCGCCGCTCTCCATCTGGCAGTCGCACAACCTGGAGCGGTGCGTACCTTCCTTACCTGCGCCGTCTGTCGAATCAGTCCGCTGACGGCACCATCAATGCCGATCTGTTGATGCAGACTCTCACGAGTTACGAAGACGGGAGCCGCAGTCGCCAGCAATGCGCCACAGCGCTTGCGGCCCTGGCCCGCTTCATGGAGATTCCGCTGCCTGATGACTGGCGCGAAGAAGCCGGAGGTTATGGCCTGCACCGGGCCCGGTTCCGCCAGCTGCCCACAGATCGCCAAATTCTCGAAACCGCACTCACCATCCCGAATCCAAGCTGGCGCCTGGCCTACGGCCTGATGGCCACCTACGGACTTCGCAACCATGAAGTGTTCTTCTGCGATTGTTCCGCGTTAGCCGAGGGCGGAGATCGCGTGCTGCGGGTCCTGCCCACCACCAAAACTGGCGAGCACCAGAGCTGGCCCTTCCATCCCGAGTGGGTCGAGCGCTTCGGCCTTCAACAGCTGGCCGACAACCCGAAAGCGCTACCGGCGATCCGCACCGACCTGCGACGCACCACCCTGCAGCAGGTGGGGCGTCGGGTGAGCGAGCAGTTCCGCCGCTATGCACTGCCGATCACCCCTTACGACCTGCGTCATGCCTGGGCCGTGCGCACCATTCACATCGGCCTGCCGGACACCGTTGCCGCCAGGATGATGGGCCACTCAGTGGCGATTCACACGCGCACCTATCACCACTGGATCACCCGCCGTGATCAGCAGCAGGCGGTAGATGCGGCCTTAGCCCGTCATCGAGCCTGA
- the hemH gene encoding ferrochelatase, with amino-acid sequence MSRVGVVLLNLGGPERIQDVGPFLFNLFADPEIIRLPIPALQKPLAWLISTLRSGKSQEAYRSIGGGSPLRRITEQQARELQSLLRQRGIDATSYVAMRYWHPFTESAVADIKADGMDQVVVLPLYPHFSISTSGSSFRELQRLRQGDASFEKLPIRCIRSWFDHPGYVRAMAELIAEEVRKSDDPTQAHVFFSAHGVPKSYVEEAGDPYQQEIESCTDLIMKALGELMGHENPFTLAYQSRVGPVEWLKPYTEEALEELGQAKINDLVVVPISFVSEHIETLEEIDIEYRELATEAGVVNFRRVRALDTYPPFIEGLADLVATSLDGPEVSLDAAAELPTKVKLYPQEKWEWGWNNSSEVWNGRLAMLGFSAFLFELISGHGPLHALGLL; translated from the coding sequence ATGTCCCGCGTCGGCGTCGTACTGCTGAACCTGGGTGGTCCCGAGCGCATTCAGGACGTAGGCCCCTTCCTGTTCAACCTCTTCGCTGACCCGGAGATCATCCGGTTGCCTATACCGGCGCTGCAGAAGCCACTGGCCTGGTTGATCAGCACCCTGCGAAGTGGGAAGTCCCAGGAGGCCTACCGCTCCATCGGAGGAGGGTCACCGCTCCGGAGGATCACTGAGCAGCAGGCCAGGGAACTTCAGAGTTTGCTGCGTCAGCGCGGAATTGATGCCACCAGCTATGTGGCCATGCGCTACTGGCATCCCTTCACCGAATCCGCCGTTGCCGACATCAAGGCCGATGGCATGGATCAAGTGGTGGTTCTGCCCCTCTACCCTCACTTTTCCATCAGCACGAGTGGTTCGAGCTTCCGCGAGCTTCAGCGGCTGAGGCAGGGAGATGCATCCTTTGAAAAGCTGCCGATTCGATGCATCCGCAGTTGGTTCGATCACCCGGGATATGTGCGGGCGATGGCCGAGTTGATCGCCGAGGAAGTGCGCAAGAGCGACGATCCCACCCAAGCGCATGTGTTCTTCAGCGCTCATGGTGTTCCCAAGAGTTACGTGGAGGAAGCGGGAGATCCCTATCAGCAGGAGATCGAATCCTGCACGGATCTGATCATGAAGGCGTTAGGCGAGCTGATGGGCCATGAGAATCCCTTCACCCTCGCTTACCAGAGCCGGGTTGGCCCGGTGGAATGGCTCAAGCCCTACACCGAGGAAGCGCTCGAGGAACTTGGTCAGGCCAAGATCAACGACCTGGTCGTGGTGCCGATCAGCTTTGTCAGCGAGCACATCGAAACTCTCGAAGAGATCGACATTGAATATCGCGAGTTGGCCACGGAAGCTGGCGTGGTGAATTTCCGGCGTGTCCGAGCTCTTGATACCTATCCGCCGTTCATCGAAGGGTTGGCCGATCTCGTGGCAACCAGTCTGGACGGCCCTGAAGTCAGTCTTGATGCTGCAGCTGAGCTGCCCACGAAGGTCAAGCTTTATCCGCAGGAGAAATGGGAATGGGGCTGGAACAACAGCTCTGAAGTTTGGAACGGTCGCCTGGCCATGCTCGGATTCTCGGCGTTTCTTTTCGAGCTGATCAGTGGTCACGGACCGTTGCATGCCCTCGGGCTTCTCTGA
- the ilvB gene encoding biosynthetic-type acetolactate synthase large subunit, producing MTLTSAPKVDAASGLGDGCRMTGANALMDALRRHGVDTIFGYPGGAILPIYDALHVAESEGWLRHVLVRHEQGGTHAADAYARATGRVGVCFGTSGPGATNLVTGIATAQMDSVPMVVITGQVPRTAIGTDAFQETDIFGITLPIVKHSWVVRDPADLASVVAQAFHIAASGRPGPVLIDIPKDVGQEEFDYEPVEPGTVIPAGFSATPPPDLTAIADALALIKTANRPLLYVGGGAVAASAHDSLMVLAERYQLPVTTTLMGKGAFDENHPLALGMLGMHGTAYANFAVTDCDLLIAVGARFDDRVTGKLDTFAPRARVIHFEIDPAEIGKNRRADVAVLGDVGASLAALVELSLQQGHEPRTAAWLERIKDWKQRYPLTIPPAEGSIYPQEVLLAVRDLASDAIVTTDVGQHQMWAAQYLRNGPRGWISSAGLGTMGFGMPAALGAQVACPDRRVVCIAGDASILMNIQELGTLAQYDLPVKVVIVNNHWQGMVRQWQESFYDERYSASDMLRGMPDFEMLARSFGVEGLKIVERAELKSGLAAALASPHPTIVDVHVRRGENCYPMVPPGCSNAQMVGLPSHPELAMDTQRNCPACGAVTSSDHRFCPSCGSAL from the coding sequence GTGACGCTGACCTCCGCTCCCAAGGTCGATGCAGCGTCCGGACTAGGGGATGGGTGCCGTATGACCGGTGCCAATGCCCTGATGGACGCTTTGCGTCGCCATGGAGTCGACACGATCTTCGGCTATCCAGGCGGCGCCATCCTCCCCATCTATGACGCTCTTCATGTGGCGGAAAGCGAGGGGTGGCTGCGTCACGTGCTGGTTCGGCATGAGCAGGGAGGAACGCATGCCGCCGATGCCTACGCGCGGGCAACAGGTCGCGTCGGCGTTTGTTTCGGTACCTCAGGACCTGGCGCCACCAATCTCGTCACCGGCATCGCGACGGCGCAGATGGATTCTGTTCCGATGGTTGTGATCACCGGGCAGGTTCCCCGAACGGCGATCGGCACCGACGCCTTCCAAGAAACCGATATCTTCGGAATCACCCTGCCGATCGTGAAGCATTCCTGGGTGGTTCGCGATCCTGCGGATCTTGCCTCGGTGGTTGCCCAGGCCTTTCATATCGCTGCCTCCGGGCGTCCAGGCCCGGTGCTGATCGATATCCCAAAGGATGTCGGACAGGAGGAGTTCGATTACGAGCCCGTTGAGCCGGGCACGGTGATTCCTGCCGGTTTCAGCGCCACTCCACCTCCAGATCTCACTGCGATTGCTGACGCGCTTGCGCTGATCAAGACGGCCAACCGCCCCTTGTTGTATGTGGGTGGTGGGGCTGTCGCCGCTTCCGCCCACGACAGCCTGATGGTGCTGGCGGAGCGCTATCAGCTCCCCGTGACAACAACACTCATGGGAAAGGGGGCCTTTGATGAAAACCACCCACTGGCGCTCGGCATGCTTGGCATGCACGGCACCGCTTACGCCAATTTCGCGGTCACTGATTGTGACTTGCTCATTGCTGTGGGAGCGCGTTTCGACGATCGCGTGACCGGCAAGCTCGACACCTTCGCCCCCCGGGCACGGGTGATCCATTTTGAGATCGACCCTGCTGAAATCGGCAAGAACAGGCGAGCGGATGTGGCCGTGCTCGGGGACGTCGGGGCCAGCTTGGCTGCTCTGGTGGAACTGAGCCTGCAACAGGGACATGAACCTCGCACCGCAGCCTGGCTCGAAAGGATCAAGGACTGGAAACAGCGTTATCCCCTAACAATCCCTCCTGCTGAAGGATCGATCTACCCCCAGGAGGTTCTTCTGGCGGTCAGAGATCTGGCGTCCGATGCCATCGTCACCACCGATGTGGGGCAGCATCAGATGTGGGCTGCCCAGTACCTGCGCAATGGCCCCCGAGGCTGGATCAGCAGTGCGGGTCTGGGAACGATGGGATTTGGCATGCCTGCGGCACTCGGCGCCCAGGTGGCCTGTCCCGATCGGAGGGTCGTGTGTATCGCAGGCGACGCCAGTATTCTGATGAACATTCAGGAGCTCGGCACGCTCGCGCAGTACGACTTGCCCGTGAAAGTGGTGATCGTGAACAACCACTGGCAAGGCATGGTCCGGCAGTGGCAAGAAAGCTTCTATGACGAGCGATATTCAGCATCCGACATGCTGAGAGGAATGCCGGATTTCGAGATGCTGGCGCGCTCCTTCGGCGTTGAGGGACTCAAAATTGTTGAACGTGCCGAGCTCAAGTCGGGACTGGCTGCAGCCCTCGCCTCACCCCATCCCACGATTGTTGATGTGCATGTCCGACGGGGGGAGAACTGCTATCCGATGGTGCCACCGGGATGCAGCAACGCCCAGATGGTTGGTTTACCCTCTCATCCTGAATTGGCCATGGATACCCAACGCAACTGTCCAGCTTGTGGTGCCGTCACCTCCAGTGATCACCGTTTCTGCCCTTCCTGTGGCAGTGCTCTGTGA
- a CDS encoding GIVxVP protein — translation MARNRIASGIVMVPCFLLGSAFFSTAIWGDAASGNRPLALGMGALLVLAGCLALLIQGDAPDTPQDPVTKPDDPV, via the coding sequence ATGGCGCGCAACCGAATCGCCTCCGGCATCGTGATGGTCCCGTGCTTCCTGCTCGGGTCGGCATTCTTCAGTACAGCGATCTGGGGGGATGCTGCCTCCGGCAATCGACCGCTTGCTCTGGGTATGGGAGCTCTGCTTGTTCTCGCCGGTTGTCTCGCCTTGCTGATTCAGGGGGATGCTCCAGACACACCGCAAGATCCTGTGACAAAACCCGACGATCCAGTCTGA
- a CDS encoding NAD(P)/FAD-dependent oxidoreductase, whose translation MLRLSELRLELDHTDEDLEQAVLRCLKISRERLLECHLVKRSIDARRRDRIRLIYSVDVQVRGEDALLRRFAQDRRIRRSPDERYHYVAQAPASPCAGGPLRPVVIGAGPCGYFAALLLAQMGFRPLLLERGQPVKQRSADTFGFWRRTSAFQPESNVQFGEGGAGTFSDGKLYSQVSDPAHYGRKVLEELVACGANSEILTLHRPHIGTFKLATVVRGLRSRIEALGGEVRFGSRVDALEIEPGSSSAMKPLQLSGVRLSDGTHLACDQLVLAPGHSARDTFEMLERVGVALERKPFAVGVRIEHPQALIDRARWGDCAGHPLLGAAEYKLVHHASNGRCVYSFCMCPGGFVVGATSEAGRVVTNGMSQHSRNERNANSGLVIPVMDDDLEPHARFLGDPLAGMAFQRALESRAFDLGGGDYSAPIQRLEDFLKGRASKDIGSVVPSCQPGVRPADLAELLPETMIAAFREALPAFADQLPGYDHPDAVLTAVETRTSSPLRIPRDEALESINVAGLTPAGEGAGFAGGILSAAIDGIRVAEAVALRLLERPSN comes from the coding sequence GTGCTGAGGCTGAGCGAGCTCCGTCTGGAGCTTGATCACACGGATGAGGATCTGGAACAAGCTGTTCTTCGCTGCCTGAAAATTTCACGGGAGCGCCTGCTCGAGTGCCATCTGGTGAAACGCAGCATTGATGCGCGGCGTCGCGATCGGATTCGCCTGATCTACAGCGTTGACGTGCAGGTGCGCGGAGAGGACGCCCTTCTGCGTCGGTTCGCTCAGGATCGCAGGATCCGTCGCAGCCCTGATGAGCGCTACCACTACGTCGCGCAGGCTCCTGCGTCCCCCTGCGCGGGTGGTCCGCTTCGTCCTGTTGTGATCGGCGCTGGCCCGTGTGGTTATTTTGCGGCACTTCTGCTCGCTCAGATGGGCTTTCGGCCTCTTCTGCTGGAGCGGGGGCAGCCAGTGAAGCAGCGCAGTGCCGACACATTTGGATTCTGGAGAAGGACCTCGGCGTTTCAGCCAGAATCCAATGTGCAGTTCGGTGAGGGAGGGGCAGGAACCTTCTCCGACGGAAAGCTCTACAGCCAGGTGAGTGATCCTGCCCACTACGGCAGGAAAGTGCTGGAGGAACTTGTTGCCTGCGGTGCCAACAGTGAGATCCTCACTCTGCATCGCCCCCATATCGGTACCTTCAAACTTGCCACCGTGGTGAGGGGCTTGCGGTCACGGATCGAAGCGCTGGGAGGTGAAGTGCGCTTTGGAAGCCGGGTGGATGCACTGGAGATCGAACCAGGATCATCGTCCGCCATGAAACCGTTGCAGCTCTCCGGAGTGAGGCTTTCTGATGGCACGCATCTGGCTTGTGACCAGCTGGTTCTGGCGCCGGGACATTCGGCCAGAGATACCTTCGAGATGTTGGAACGTGTTGGCGTTGCACTGGAACGCAAACCGTTCGCCGTAGGTGTTCGAATCGAACATCCTCAAGCCCTAATCGATCGCGCCCGCTGGGGAGACTGCGCCGGTCACCCGTTGCTCGGTGCCGCCGAATACAAGCTTGTTCATCACGCCAGCAACGGTCGGTGCGTCTACAGCTTCTGCATGTGCCCCGGCGGATTTGTGGTGGGTGCGACCTCGGAGGCGGGCCGTGTCGTGACGAACGGCATGAGCCAACACTCCCGCAATGAGCGCAATGCCAACAGTGGGCTCGTGATCCCGGTCATGGACGATGACCTGGAACCCCATGCCCGCTTCCTGGGTGATCCCTTGGCGGGTATGGCGTTTCAACGTGCACTTGAAAGCCGCGCCTTCGACCTGGGAGGAGGCGATTACAGCGCCCCTATCCAGCGCTTGGAAGACTTCCTCAAGGGCCGTGCGTCCAAGGACATCGGCTCTGTGGTCCCGTCCTGCCAACCAGGTGTACGTCCTGCAGATCTCGCCGAACTGCTGCCAGAAACGATGATTGCTGCATTCAGGGAGGCCCTGCCGGCCTTCGCGGATCAACTCCCCGGATATGACCACCCTGATGCCGTGCTCACTGCCGTCGAAACGCGCACATCGTCTCCACTGCGCATCCCGCGCGATGAGGCGTTGGAGTCGATCAATGTTGCGGGTTTGACTCCCGCCGGTGAAGGTGCGGGGTTCGCGGGGGGAATCCTGTCCGCCGCGATTGACGGGATCCGGGTCGCTGAAGCTGTGGCTTTGCGCCTTTTGGAACGACCCTCGAACTGA
- the pgeF gene encoding peptidoglycan editing factor PgeF: MDPIKTNDCNGGPFQSPDRCFNVLEQWTWVGCYGGYYLTSDLLHAAGFEHGFFTRRWQGRGPDELAGYLSAGASVHRPQQVHGNVVLPASKATESPWPEADGLVSDQGGQSLWVCGADCTPVLIADPDTGHASACHAGWRGVASRILPEAVSQLEALGARKDRLLVAMGPAVSGELYQVEEAVAEKVGASLGSRQASFQALEQDGIIRDDPQDGHYRLDIRRAAFSQLVDWGLQADRISLCPLCTVGEPDLFHSWRRDQVKAVQWSGIVGQAAA; the protein is encoded by the coding sequence GTGGATCCAATCAAAACCAACGACTGCAATGGCGGACCCTTCCAGAGCCCTGACCGCTGCTTCAATGTTCTCGAGCAGTGGACATGGGTCGGCTGTTACGGGGGGTATTACCTCACCTCTGACCTCCTGCACGCAGCGGGGTTTGAACATGGTTTTTTCACCCGGCGCTGGCAGGGCCGGGGACCTGATGAACTCGCCGGCTACCTCTCAGCGGGCGCCAGTGTGCACCGTCCTCAACAAGTGCATGGCAACGTCGTTCTGCCAGCCTCGAAAGCGACTGAATCACCCTGGCCTGAGGCCGATGGGCTGGTGAGCGATCAAGGCGGGCAAAGTCTCTGGGTCTGCGGTGCTGACTGCACGCCTGTACTGATTGCCGATCCGGACACCGGTCACGCCTCGGCCTGTCACGCCGGATGGCGAGGCGTGGCCAGCAGGATTCTTCCGGAAGCGGTCTCTCAACTGGAAGCACTGGGTGCCCGAAAAGACCGCCTCCTGGTTGCGATGGGTCCTGCCGTGAGCGGTGAGCTTTATCAGGTTGAAGAGGCTGTGGCTGAGAAAGTTGGAGCCTCGTTAGGGAGCCGGCAGGCATCTTTCCAGGCCCTGGAACAGGACGGAATCATTCGTGATGATCCCCAGGACGGTCACTATCGCCTCGACATCCGCAGGGCCGCCTTCTCCCAGCTGGTGGACTGGGGCCTGCAAGCTGACAGGATCAGCTTGTGTCCTCTTTGTACTGTCGGCGAACCGGACCTCTTCCACTCCTGGCGACGCGACCAGGTCAAGGCGGTCCAATGGAGTGGCATCGTCGGTCAGGCCGCGGCCTGA
- a CDS encoding Tab2/Atab2 family RNA-binding protein: MITAPQTAGNNGEQSSAQKQADWELDFYSRPILEADGKKRWELLITSTPTPTEPVCFRFEKRCPAGDVNSTWLTSALREALTAANEQGWLQPKRLRTWRSAMRTMVQRAASELGLEMIPSRRTYALLDWLEERERSVYPLDEGFMAGPIAPPPAPIATPPLPLPEAVRGDAWCWAALPLGSLLEAGEWPMGFNDLLPIPEGMDPELPVPGLRLFSQTRALALAGWLGGLEPVRLRVSNQQLVLDAGQDDSWLVSDLGQMEANQCREALMDSVSRGRGLQFISVQTTPDSQRFDGFWMLRDRPEI, encoded by the coding sequence ATGATCACCGCTCCGCAGACAGCCGGGAACAATGGAGAGCAATCCTCGGCCCAGAAACAGGCTGACTGGGAACTTGATTTCTATTCGAGACCGATCCTGGAAGCCGATGGGAAGAAGCGATGGGAACTTCTGATCACAAGCACTCCTACCCCGACAGAGCCGGTCTGTTTCCGCTTTGAAAAGCGCTGTCCGGCAGGAGATGTGAACTCCACCTGGCTAACTTCCGCACTTCGCGAAGCCCTGACCGCAGCCAACGAACAGGGATGGTTACAGCCCAAACGATTGCGCACTTGGCGCAGCGCGATGCGCACGATGGTGCAACGCGCAGCCAGCGAGCTGGGTCTGGAGATGATTCCAAGCCGGAGAACCTATGCACTCCTCGACTGGCTGGAGGAGCGAGAGCGCAGCGTGTATCCCCTGGATGAGGGGTTCATGGCCGGCCCGATCGCTCCACCTCCTGCACCGATTGCCACGCCTCCATTGCCCTTGCCTGAGGCCGTTCGGGGAGACGCCTGGTGCTGGGCAGCCCTGCCTTTGGGAAGTCTGCTTGAAGCCGGCGAATGGCCCATGGGATTCAACGATCTGCTTCCGATTCCAGAGGGGATGGATCCTGAGCTGCCGGTTCCAGGCCTGCGCCTCTTCAGCCAAACCCGCGCCCTGGCGCTGGCTGGCTGGCTTGGAGGCCTGGAACCGGTCCGATTGCGAGTAAGCAACCAGCAACTGGTGCTTGACGCCGGACAGGATGACAGTTGGCTGGTCAGCGACCTTGGCCAGATGGAGGCGAATCAGTGCCGTGAGGCCCTCATGGACTCGGTCAGCAGGGGCCGCGGCCTTCAGTTCATCTCCGTACAGACCACACCGGACAGCCAACGGTTTGATGGCTTCTGGATGCTCAGAGATCGACCCGAGATCTGA